The Diorhabda carinulata isolate Delta chromosome 4, icDioCari1.1, whole genome shotgun sequence genomic interval AATCTAGAAATAGTAGAATTCGATAAATTTCCAGAAAGTTTAAATACTTcctaaaacaaaacataaaactatataaatcgATCTGTTCCATGCGTAgaactgtcaaatgtcaaaaacaaagaTGCGTTGGTGAAGTTATGTACTACAAAGTCGAAAAGAATGAAACTATGACTTCATACagcaaaatatttccaattttaattatattgacaCAACATAGAAGATTATATTGACATTTAGTAGTAGTTCCTTTCGGTTTATGTGAAAATTGTTCTATGCGCAGAACTGTcactgtcaaatgtcaaaaacgaAGGTGCTTTTGTAAGGTTATAGGCTACTAAGTCtatgaaaaagtgaaattatgaCGTCATACACTCCGATCGAGATTAGAATTGTCTGTAAGAAAACTTTTCAGGTTatgagaatataaaaaattatcagctTGTTAATTGTGTTTAATTTTCCATTCTAAACATAtatcagaaataattttaaatcgattatCAATTTCTAAGAGAAAAAAAGAATTGGAAGGAATCGATTATCAATTGCTAAAGAATCGGAATGAATTCAGatcgattattaatttcatagacaaaaaaatcgtttcaaaaAGTATTGCGTCACTCGAATGACACTAGAATTGACAGCAGTATATTTCTATGATCCAGAGTAAtacagaaatttgaaaaaagtggaagaatgaggttatgttttatttaatatcaacGATATATAGCAAAAATAGATTCTTTATTCGGATTTGtaaagaatttgtttttattttcgaaatttttattcatttaatcaTTCCCTAtggaagaaatattattattaataaaaacaataggaCGTCAACTCActtatcaacaattttatatcGTGTTTTGAGGGTTATTTTACTCAGAAtcaataaaaacatacatttaaaCAATTTGTTTGTCATATTGCAAGTTTTCCCACTAAAAGTCACCTGTCAAAATTATGTGTATGTGAGGTTAGGTAATAACAAGTCTATTGTAGAACGAGGTTATGTTTTGTACAATATGACGTTGCGCACCATGATCTACgctataattattgaaaatattttgttattcaatcTGATAAAGTCGTTTGAAGATCCAAagacaaatttttatgattttttttaatggaattcTTAGCTTATAcacccaaataaataaataaacttactTGCATAAATATATGACAATTGATCACAGATTCGTGGTTTCTCATGTCTCTAAAACACCCGATCAATTCTCCCAATTCACTTGTCCGTAAAATTTTGTCCCTGTGCAATCTAATTAACGCAATTGCCACTCGAAAAATGATCTTTGATCCTTCGTTGAACAAACAATCCCATATTCTGAACACAGTCTCTGTAGGCAGTACCTGAAAAACTCGAAATTAAGTAACCAAGTGGAGATACCTGTAACGGTTACCTCGGAATATAAACAAATGAACCATTTTGTAGTCCCCATAGCCCAAGGCATACCGATATTATGTATATGGGCATGAACTAACGgctcaaaatttgaaactagtTCATCTAAAACATCGAGATCAATTAAAAGCCCAGTCATTGTAACTATATAGTATTGAGGTAGAATTTTTTCCACTAATGCTTTCAATAACCAAAAAGTCGCTTCTTCGTCTTTCGTGGCGAGCAAAAGAAGCCCCGCTATGTAATTAAGCCCCTGGCAATAACCAACTTCTTGGTTTTGGTGGGCAAAAGTACCCAAAACGTTAAATAACTCTTTCGGCAGATACTCGTGGTTACTGAAGTAAATATTTTctggaaatgtaaaaaaaattagaaatatacagCAGGATGGCCCAAACCAAgttaatttacaatttacaCCAACAGtacaaatattaaaactatcaaatgaaaaaattcaaatatttaccaGGGAATGTTCTTGGCAGATCTATTTGTATCGTATCAATGATGTGttggttattgattttttttcttagagCACTATAAGACAATTCACTCgagttttttagattttctgCACCAGATATTCGCATCCAGACAGAAGTACGACGATCACTCGGAATTCCCTTTCTTATAAACCTTTTCAAAGTACTCGATTTTTGGTAAATATCACCTTTAAATGTACTCCATCTCTGTGCTCTTCTCGTAAGAGTTCTTATATACTGAGACATGAATTGTTCGTatatatcataattaaaattatctGGACGTTCAAAACCATATTCATCGACTTTACTACAAGTTTTAATACAGGAAAAGTtgttttattaagaaatttttcgcgatataatctaatttttaatCCACTATTTATGTAATACAAATAGAAATACCTGAATGTAGATTTAGCCATAATTTGAAATCATCTCATCAACACATTTCACCAACTACTGGTTTAAAAAGATGATTCATATTTCTGTTACAATTACTGTTAAATTGGTACTGGGTTAATCTAAAGTATGAACTTTAGAATTACTTTATAAAAGAACGGTACTCATTAAATTTAACCTAATTAAATAAGACCTATCCAAACATTATACATTACTACgtcatttttttggtttttttaggAGAAAAATTTTCCTAGaaataaatacttataaaaCAGATAATGTAATagcataaatatatttttattttatcaagacAAATTTGAACGACATTTTATGTCATAGATAAATCCATATTTAATTATCTATGTTTACGAATTGGTTCGGAGTCTGCTCGTGAATAGCTTTGTTCGTTCATCGCGTTCCGAATTAAATGGTCACCAGTTTATTATGAATCTATACTCTACCAAGAGGATCAATTCGtaatcaataattaaaagtaacaatgttaccaacaaaaaataattactaaaaaCTAAAACTGATCTTACCGTAATTTTGATTGCGCGCGTGTATTTGATCCCTAAACTGATTTGAATTCAAATCTACTAAAAAACGCACCTTGAGGTAATTTTAAGATATTAGTTTTGTTCGCGGTAGTTAATTTGAACATTCCGAATAAATACTGTTTTCTTACGTCATCGGTCATGTTAATTGGAACGTATTCTATGTcagttatatttcaaaataaaaaacagctggaaattgaaaatgataacGAATATctctaaatattcacaattttacaATGATGATatggaaattattcaattacttATGTATCTCTATAAAAACCATGTTAAGCCCTAAAACAAAACGATTAGCGGAACGTACAGTATGTCACATATGTCAAAGTCAAATGTGAcagttatatttcaaaataaaaatcagcTGAAAGATGAAAATGATAACTAAGaactttaaatattaaaaaacatataagTGTAGTGGAATAATGGCTGTCAACGTAAAAATTAACGCCGAAACACAATTGCAAGGTAAATACATATTTTACTAATTATCTGTTCTATTtaacttgaatattttgtagTCACTATCGGTAGATTATTACAATCTGTAACCGATAAAAGCTATTTGGTGTCAGAATCTGTAAAATGTTCTTTAAAAAAGCTATCGGATAAACATCCAAATCAAGTTTTAAATTCGTGTTGtcagtttattaataaaaatcccAAAACACTACCCGAACACATCTCATCTATACTACACATAATGGAAATAGTTTGTTCAGATCATTTAGTGAAAATTAATGGAgatacaataattttaacaGTAGATGTAAGCTTATCGGTTATGACTGAAAATATTTCGTACGAGCCGATTATACAAACTCCCGCATCTGGTGTACTCGTAGCTCTCGGACGAGAGCACTACGTCCAAGTGAGTTTTTtagctaatttattttttttctcgtcATCGTcgtatttttttagataatagaTTCACTTCAAGCAAAAATGCAACCTGGTGTAATCCCCCATCACATGATTCCGTACACCATGGGAGCCCTGGCGAGTGTTAATGCTTTAGCTATTGTTCCctatttaaaagatatttttaatataatgctACCCCTCCTTGGAGGcataaaaactgatattttaaaACAAGCTTTTTCATTTGGTAagtaacattatttatttaaaaaaaattatgataataattaattttacagCTTTGGGGAATTTTTGTGAAGCCCTAACTGAATATATATCAAACTGTGAGAAAGTACCAGACACTACGATCgatatagaaaattttggtACTGAAATAAGCACCGTTTACGATGTTCTATTTTCCACATGGATCTACTCTCGAGATTCGAAAACAACTGAAAGTGTATTGGAGGCGTTAACGtccatttttccaataatgtcGATAGAACGAGTGACCCAACAAACTACGAAAACCATACAAATACTCATTAATCTCTATAAAAAACACGTTAATCCCTATAACATAACCAAATGTTTAGGTTCTGTTATACAAAAAGCGGTTAAAGTCAATGGAATGTTACTGGAACCTCTACTACCGAATATTTTAAGTAATCTATTCGATTTGGTGTGCGTTTCGCCGGATTACGCTCAACCTGgttttttaaaaagtcattCTGAAGTACTGAGATGCTACGAATCGTTCGCTTTGCATTTCACTGATAATACAATCGATCAACTATTATCTCAACTGAAGAATAATAACGATAAAGAGAAAGTAAAATCTCTGA includes:
- the LOC130892149 gene encoding growth hormone-regulated TBC protein 1; amino-acid sequence: MAKSTFSKVDEYGFERPDNFNYDIYEQFMSQYIRTLTRRAQRWSTFKGDIYQKSSTLKRFIRKGIPSDRRTSVWMRISGAENLKNSSELSYSALRKKINNQHIIDTIQIDLPRTFPENIYFSNHEYLPKELFNVLGTFAHQNQEVGYCQGLNYIAGLLLLATKDEEATFWLLKALVEKILPQYYIVTMTGLLIDLDVLDELVSNFEPLVHAHIHNIGMPWAMGTTKWFICLYSEVLPTETVFRIWDCLFNEGSKIIFRVAIALIRLHRDKILRTSELGELIGCFRDMRNHESVINCHIFMQEVFKLSGNLSNSTISRLRTKYRIKQIKN